In Deltaproteobacteria bacterium HGW-Deltaproteobacteria-6, a genomic segment contains:
- a CDS encoding peptidylprolyl isomerase translates to MRKLIVCVFVLLMALPAWAAQPQTEDQKTLYALGVHMARQMAMFNLSAEEVEYVKEGMTDVAAGKKLIAEPEAYGQKLNVLAQSRMMATAQKQRELSKPYLEKAAAGKGAQKTATGLIYQEIKAGTGASPKAADTVKVHYAGTLIDGKEFDSSIRRGQPMEFPLGQVIPCWTEGVGRMKVGGKAKLTCPADLAYGDQGRPPIIPGGATLIFEVELLDIKAPEAAVTKTPAAPKAGKKK, encoded by the coding sequence ATGCGTAAGCTGATTGTTTGTGTTTTTGTTTTACTGATGGCTTTGCCCGCCTGGGCGGCCCAGCCTCAGACTGAAGACCAGAAAACCCTTTATGCCCTGGGTGTTCATATGGCACGGCAGATGGCCATGTTCAACCTGTCCGCCGAGGAGGTCGAATATGTCAAAGAGGGCATGACGGATGTCGCCGCCGGTAAAAAATTAATTGCCGAACCGGAAGCCTATGGACAGAAGCTCAACGTGCTGGCTCAATCAAGGATGATGGCCACCGCGCAAAAACAAAGAGAACTGTCCAAACCATATCTGGAAAAAGCGGCTGCCGGGAAAGGCGCGCAAAAAACCGCAACCGGCCTGATCTATCAGGAAATCAAGGCAGGCACCGGTGCTTCTCCCAAAGCAGCGGATACGGTGAAAGTTCACTATGCCGGCACGCTGATTGATGGTAAGGAGTTCGACAGTTCCATCAGGCGCGGTCAGCCCATGGAATTTCCGCTGGGGCAGGTTATTCCCTGCTGGACCGAAGGCGTGGGCAGGATGAAAGTCGGGGGCAAGGCTAAACTGACATGCCCTGCCGATCTCGCTTACGGCGACCAGGGCAGGCCGCCCATTATCCCCGGCGGTGCGACGCTGATTTTTGAAGTCGAACTGCTGGACATAAAAGCACCTGAGGCGGCTGTGACCAAAACGCCCGCAGCCCCCAAGGCAGG
- a CDS encoding quinolinate synthase, whose protein sequence is MTPQQNKIRKMLAEKQGILLVHYYARPEIQEIADVLGDSLALAQAAARADARVIVFAGVHFMAQSAAILSPQKTVLLPRLDAGCPLADMATADAVRKMRQQEPDAVFVTYINSTAEVKAASDICCTSGNALKIIKSLPPSKKVVMLPDGNLARHIASLTGKSIIAWEGCCPVHQALTVQDVAARKREYPLAPFAAHPECRPEVLALADFTGSTAAILQFARDSKAKEMIIGTEAGILAQLQKRHPEKTFIPASPALFCADMKKISLDDIEKSLTTMQPVIKVPGDVSLAAQKALDKMLAIS, encoded by the coding sequence ATGACCCCGCAACAGAATAAAATCCGTAAAATGCTGGCCGAAAAGCAGGGCATTTTGCTGGTTCACTACTACGCCAGGCCTGAAATCCAGGAAATAGCTGATGTTCTTGGTGATTCGCTGGCGCTTGCCCAGGCTGCGGCACGCGCAGACGCCCGCGTGATTGTCTTTGCGGGCGTACATTTTATGGCTCAAAGCGCGGCGATTCTGTCGCCTCAAAAAACCGTGCTGCTGCCCAGGCTGGATGCGGGCTGTCCTCTGGCCGATATGGCCACTGCCGACGCGGTAAGAAAAATGAGGCAGCAGGAACCGGACGCCGTTTTCGTAACCTACATCAATTCCACCGCGGAAGTTAAAGCCGCAAGCGATATCTGCTGTACATCAGGCAACGCGCTCAAAATTATCAAGTCGCTGCCGCCTTCAAAAAAAGTGGTCATGCTGCCCGACGGCAACCTGGCGCGTCATATTGCATCCCTCACCGGCAAAAGCATCATCGCGTGGGAAGGCTGTTGCCCTGTTCACCAGGCGCTGACCGTTCAGGATGTCGCGGCACGCAAGCGGGAATATCCATTGGCGCCTTTTGCCGCGCACCCGGAATGCCGTCCCGAAGTGCTGGCGCTGGCTGATTTTACAGGTTCCACCGCGGCGATTCTCCAGTTCGCCCGCGACTCGAAAGCAAAGGAAATGATCATTGGAACGGAAGCAGGCATTTTGGCCCAGTTGCAAAAGCGCCATCCGGAGAAAACCTTTATTCCCGCCTCCCCCGCTCTTTTCTGCGCCGACATGAAAAAAATTTCGCTGGATGACATCGAAAAATCGCTCACCACGATGCAGCCGGTAATCAAGGTGCCGGGGGATGTGAGCCTGGCCGCCCAAAAGGCGCTGGATAAAATGCTGGCGATTTCTTAA